The sequence ATAGATCTGTCCCCTCCctgctgagcctccctcccacgccCTGCCCCACCGCACCCCTGTAGGCTGTGCAGAGCCCCAGATCAGCTCCCTTTGTCATTCAGCACTGCCCACTAGCTATCTGCTTTACACACGGTAACGGTTTTTCAGTGCTACTACTCTgaattcgtcccaccctcaccttcccctgtTGTGTCCAGAGGTCTGTgccctatgtctgtgtctctattcatgCCCTGCAAGTAGATTCAtcactaccatttttctagatcccatatgtatgcattaacatacaatatttgctttttctctttctgatttaccttGCTCTGTATAACAGGCACTAATAGGCATTTCAGTTTTCAGTTGTGTACATGTgcattgcttattttttttattgtcataAACAATGCTGGAGTGAATGAGGACCACTTTTAGAGTTATCAAAGTGCcctcatcttttttcctttttctggtaTATATATTTACTTCTTAAAGCAGCTTGAACTCCGAAACCAAGTGTATCCCCAGTGATTCTGGATGACTAACAGCTTTTCCTATCCACAGGGTCCTAACCTGATTATAAAACAGCCAGATGAGTTACTGGACAGCATGTCAGACTGGTGTAAGGAGCATCACGGGAAGGTAACATTACCACATGGTAGGATTGCCGCTTTGGGGATCAGTAACAAGCTTGTTGCCCCCACACCTGAGTCCTAGACCCTTGTTGGatggtatttttaaaagggaTAGACGAAGATTGCTTGGCAAGCCTGGGACGCTGCTTGCTTGTTCACTTTTCATCTTTGGGATCTCTCGAGACCATCTTCTCCTGAATCCTCTGTGTCGcctctcctgctttcagtctatCACAAGTGCATTGCGGATTATCCAGTGTTGCTCAAGTCAGTCTTTTGGATAAGGTTAGACATCAACTTTCAGAGAAAGGAGACCACTGCTCTCCTCTCACTGGGTGTTTCTTCCCAGAGGTTCTATCCTTGGACCTTGAGCACCATGTTTTCTGACCATGGGGAAATGCTGTTAACCATCAGGAACATAACTTATTTGACttggattctttaaaaaaaaaaaaatcactgcaaagaTGGCAGTTTCAGTTTGAACTTGAGGTCTGTAAATGGTCCATCTCTGATTATATTTGCCCTCTTTGGAGGGGAATTTCATATCTGGATGCCTTTGAAAACTGACTTCGTGTGTCTTGGTGGGGCTGGGGATTCTCTCTTGCAGTCTGGTCTAACCAAAGCAGTGAAGGAGAGTACAATGACACTGCAGCAGGCAGAGTATGAATTTCTCTCCTTTGTACGACAGCAGACTCCTCCAGGGCTCTGTCCACTTGCAGGTAAAATCCAGTCCTATGTCTGCCTTGTAGATAGTCTTCCATTGTAGCGGTTCAAGAGACTGTGGTTCCAGAAAGATCCACCCAGATCGTCATGTCTTCCACTTACCCCGATTTGCATTATGCCTCTTACTTTTGTGCTCACATTTCCTTGTATAATTTATACATGAATATCAGGGAAAATGGCCTGAAACCTGACATGAGCTCTGGGATACCCAGATTAGCTCAATAACATTTTCCCACATATTTTTATTATGGGAAGATTTTAAATATACAGGAAAGTTGGATATAGTAGTTGTTAATTTTGTGCCATATTTATCTGTCTGATTTTTGTGGACCTGTGAAAGTAAATTGCAAGCATCATGACACTTAATTCCTAAATAATTCACCCAGAATTTCCTAAGAATAAGGACCAAAAGATCATTGTTACATTTAAGTAACCACAGGATCCTTGTCACATTTaagatgattaaaaataattcagtaaCATAGTCTGATATCGAGTCCATATCTAAAATGTCTGTTTTTCAGCCAGGATTTGGTCAAGACTCATGCATTTCATTTGGTTATTCTGTCTCTTTAGTCTCTTAATCAAAAACGTGTACCTGTCTTTTCCCCTTGTGACactgactttttaaagaaataggccAGTTCTGCTAGTATTTTGAAACAACTGTCATTGTCAAAGGGAGGTTAATGTCCAGTGGTGGTGTATTTgtaaatgtaaactggtatagttACTAACACTTTTCTTAAGTATTCATAAAAAATTTTGACCTTAAGTACTAGAGCATGTATTGTATAAAATTTCCCCCTAGCCAGTGCAGTCTATTTCAAAGTTCTTACTAAAaatttagtgtttttttaaatataaattactgtgtgaaaacatgaatgtGGATATGCttaaaactgaaatttgaatAAAGGCTTATCTACTTATATGATTCAGTTAAATTTTTAGTGTTAGTGGTGTGGATTTTATGATACTGGGAGAAAATTTGCACATCTGGTATTAGCTTAAAAAGTAACagatttgagcattactttaagtGGAATGATAGATTCATccttttgtctagagtgccatttACAAATTTATTATGAGCTAAACTGACTAAACATGCTGAAATCTGCACTTATAATCTAATCAGATACACTCAAACCTAATTTAGAAGTTTTGAGATGCTTTTACAAATTGtttgaatttataaaaaaaaaatcatctccagTTAAATACAGTCTATGAATTTTTATGTCCTCTTATGTACCACTAGAAATACACAGATGTGGTATGCTTCGTGTCTTTCTAGGAAATTCAGTTCATGCAGATAAGAAGTTTCTTGACAAGTACATGCCCCAGTTCATGAAACATCTTCACTATAGGATAATTGATGTGAGCACTGTTAAAGAGCTGTGCAGGTAAGGGCTATATCTAGGATCCATTCAGTTGCCTCATTTAGCATGTTTTCCTTGAGAATTTGTACAGAGTAATTGAATAGAGCTGTGGAACTGAGGGGGCCAAGTGGGTGTATAACTTCCTCATCCTATTCTTGCTTGAACTGGTGAGCCCTGGGGAAAGAATATCAAAAATCTTCCATATAAATTTCATTAATCCAGAGAATTTATTGAACACCCATCTCTGTGCTGCATATTGGCCAATGTGCTGGGAACATATAGGTGAAAAGCCCTTAAATGCTTAGAGTCTAGTGAACTGAcagatatgttaaaaaaaaaaaaaaaatccacctgggGTGTGTACTGTGTGATGATGTTGGTCAGGGAAAAGTGTGTGTAGAGTTTTGCAGGCACAAGAGAAGGAGCACCCAACTGCaggagtggggagggtggggagttaCTGGAAACTTCATGTAGAAAATGGCTTTCAATTGAGATTTAAAGCAGAGTGGACATTTTCCAGATGTTTAAGGTGAGGAGAGAGCATTCTAGACAATGGGCAGAGGTACGAAGATATAGGGGAACAGGAAGGTAAGGGTGATACGATGAGATAATTCTGATTAGAATGTGGTAAGAATAGAGGGAGAAAGACTTGCACCATCTTGGAGAGAAGGAGCTAGGGAAATGGCAGTGGGTGGCAGAAGCCGTGTGGATGTAGCGTGTTTGAGAAGGTCAGTAGCAGGGCCTGGAGTGCTTGAATGGGGGCGTGAAGACAGGGAGGAGGTTTAAAGCGTTTCTAGTTTGGGCAGCTTGGTGGGTGATGGAACTGTTCAAAGACAAAGGGCAACGTAAGAGGAAGAGTAGATTTGGCtgctgggggaagggaggtgTTGAGGGTGGCGAGGGACCCTGTGTGCGGGGGGTTGGAGATGTCTGGTGGATGTTAGGTGGAGTTGTCCTGGATACCCGTGACAGAAGCAAGGGAGAGAGCAGGGCTGGAGTGCACAGTTTGGGAATCTTACATAGTGATCTTGCCTGAAAAGAACCTATAGAATGAAGAGAGGTGAAGGAGGGAGATGGAGTCCCAGACAAGGTGGCAACTCCATAGTCACAACCCAAAGGCCTTTTTCAGTGTTATTACGTCACTTGAAGGATGTAATTATTCAGTGCATTTGAGACAGTTTCCTTTGAGAGTTGCGTTTTTGCTGTGTATAGACGCTGGTATCCTGAAGAATACGAATTTGCACCAAAGAAGGCTGCTTCTCACAGGTAAGTTTGGGTCCTTTTAAGTGTTTGGCAATCTGACACATACATAACCCCTGAATTCCTGACTGTTTGAAATAATGTCACTTATCCCTTGGGGGAAAAGTAAAGGACAACTACATAGAGAGAACTTTCATTTGCTAAGATTATCAGGAATTCTGGTCAGTTTTCTAACATTCCCTTATGAGATAATGTATGATCTTAACATCTTTATTGCTGCTTTGAAACTTCTGGATAACTTAGTCTGGAACGTATATGAAATggtgtagtttttccagtagtgagcACTATTAATTTTCCTCCCAGCAAGCATATGGGCTTGTAACTATTTAAAATTTGAGCACTTTGTACACAGTTGTACAAGGCAGTTAGCCTGATTTTGACACTTCttagtttttcagattcttttctttttgtgtctGCAACCTTAGGCCCAGGTACACAGGGAATTTAAAGATCTTGTGTATCTAGAGTCCTGTTTTACTTGTTGGCATTGTGGCCTTTCAGGAAGGACATAAGACGTGATGGGAGATGCAGCAGCTGGCTTCTAAGGGCAGCGTTTGTTTCCTCCATAAACTGAgtccctgctgtgtgccaggcacacacGTAGCCAAACAGGAGGACCGAGTCCTTGTTCTAAAGAGCCTGGCATTCTGATATGTTTTTTTTATTGGGCTTTCGTGGACTACAGCACAATAATACAGGTCTGGAATACCTCATGCGGAACAGCTGGGGCTCAAGGTGTTTtggatttcagactttttcaggctttaGAAGGGGAGTAATGGCCCTAATGAGGTCTGGGGAAGCACTCACCTTCAAACAGGTGGCTGCTTCTACAGTGAAATGTACAGATATTCACACTATGTGGCATAACCAGTGATAGCCTCACATCAAGTGGGCCAGGTTTGGCCACAAAGTGGGCTATAGAAGGACTTTGGGTTTTcagctctttttaaatttcattattgTGGCTAAGATGTGGTGGTGTCCCGTGATTTAACCAGAGGCTGTATTTTCGACAGCTTCAGCTCTCCACCATATACCTAAGACCTGGAAAGAAGGCAAAACTGTTGCCCTAATCACGAAAGTAACTCATAAAACTCTCGCACTAAAGTTTGTGCAGTGTGATCTCTAGGAGTGGCCCTTGGCCCATCTTCAGAGCAAATTGATTTACTTGCCCGCTGTTCTAATAATCTTGGGTACCTGATTTCTCAGACTGCAACACATGAGAAACAGCATGTTAGAGAAGAAAGAAGGCTGTTAGGAGGAGGCAGGCGGCCCCTAATGATAGTACAGATCACCTCGAGAGGAGGGAGGGCCTCGGTGGTTACGTGCTGTCTGTTCATGGATGTTTATTACGATGGCTGAGTCATCAGTTATGCTTGAGTATGTGAATATATTTTGTGCAGGACGTCATTAAGTATTGTACAGTGTCTCCCAAACTACATGCCATGTGCTGGGAATCCCACAAGTGTGGTCGAGTTAAGTTTTAGAAATATCGTGTCTACCGTACAGCCTCCTCTGGGGAATTCAAAATACACATCAGTACTTTAAATACTTtacaaaaaacttcaaaagagGAATTGTTTAATCTAGTTTCCCCTAAATTATTTGACCCTGGAACTACCCCTCGCCCCCGGCCCCTGGCAGAACACTTCAGTGTCTTACAGAGCAGTTTGGGAAACCTTTATCTGTTAAATtttagacatcttttttggaaatcaaacagtttttaaaaaaacaagcacTTAAATTTGTTTTACTGAAGCGTTCCACTTCTTGTTGATATCAGATAGTTGCGTTTACAGTAGTACCGATTGTTCTTAAGTTATTTATAAAAAGTTACACCTTTGAAGAATGGTGATCATCTCCTCTGACTTTTGGACATTTCAACTCAGCGTGGTGTGTTTGCTTGTAGGGCACTTGATGACATTAGCGAAAGCATCAAAGAACTTCAGTTTTACCGAAATAACATcttcaagaaaaaaacagatgagaagaagaggaaaattatagaaaatggggaaaatgagAAGACTGTGAGTTGATGCCAGTTCTCACGCTGCCACCACGTAGTTCTCTGGAAGCAACTTCtggtggttttttctttttccctgggCTCACGCTGTTTGCTTGGCCAATCACCTTCCTTCAGTTAACTTGCATCTCCAGATTTTTCAAGCAGACAGcacctgaaaattatttttctcctacCATACTGTTTTCATTTATGACACAGCAACTCCTTTGTAAGTACCAGGTCACGTCCACCCCTTGGTACATACCTGTATTTGCTTTTAgacatttcttttgtttaaaaaaaaaataataaagctagtTCTATTGAAATGCAATCCTTTTTGTACTATCGATTCTTTAGTAGTTTGAttggaaaatgatttttttttttttttccttttttaggtgGTGTGCCTAACGTTTACATTCTCATAGTGCCATTAGGAGTGAACTaagtttcagttctgttcagtagGAAGTGAACTTACTCT comes from Dama dama isolate Ldn47 chromosome 1, ASM3311817v1, whole genome shotgun sequence and encodes:
- the REXO2 gene encoding oligoribonuclease, mitochondrial, which codes for MLGGSLGSRLLRGVGGTRGQFGARGVREGGAAMAVGESMAQRMVWVDLEMTGLDIEKDQIIEMACLITDSDLNILAEGPNLIIKQPDELLDSMSDWCKEHHGKSGLTKAVKESTMTLQQAEYEFLSFVRQQTPPGLCPLAGNSVHADKKFLDKYMPQFMKHLHYRIIDVSTVKELCRRWYPEEYEFAPKKAASHRALDDISESIKELQFYRNNIFKKKTDEKKRKIIENGENEKTVS